TCCACATCCTCGTTGAAGAGATCGATATGGATGCCGTTCTCCCAGTCGAGCGGGACCTCCTCAATCTCCCCGGACTCAGGGTAGTAGGCAAGAACATCCGTCGTGTACCTTATCGGGTATGTCATTCCCCCGTTGTTCATACGCTCGATATATACTACGGATCCGTCAGGCTCCCATGCGATGGCATTTGTATCTTCGTAGCCTTCGGTCAGGTTGAAGAGTCCCGTTTCCTCCCCGGTCGACGTATCCAGAAGTACGTACCTGAAAAGGGCGCCGGACGTCCATTCCTCCGGGTTTTCCGAGGCCTTGTACAGTATGTACCTGCCGTCCGGCGACGGTGACCAGATGGTGATTACATCGTCGTTATCGGAAATAGATTCGGATTCACCTGTCAGTAGTGAATACTTTTTGAGAATCACAGGCTCCGGCATCTCGTCAAAGACGATCGTGTCGTCTTCGTATCCTGCGGTAATCGTCTCATTTGTTGACTCAGCATCCAGGTAGGCCAGTTCGTCGTTGTTTAACCACTGGAAACCGGAGAGCAAAGCTTCGGGAACGTTCTGCGGCTCAGTAACATCCATGTCATCGAACGAGACCACCTTAAGGATCGTATTCCCGCTTTCTTTTTGGGAGGCAGCATATGCTGCCTTTGTTCCGCCGGGTGATAGAGCAAACGAGAGAACGGTTTCCGAATCACCTGAGATTGAGCGTTCCACTCCAGTACCGAGATCGATCAGCATAAGCGTATTGTTCGTGAATTCCGGTGCAAGCTCGGCTCCGTCCGATTTCAGGTAGACAAGATAATTCCCGTCCGGTGAAAGCGATATCGGACCGGGAATATCCATATGGAGCAGCTGATCAATTGTAATCGTGCCGGTATCTTCTCCAGATGCGGGCAGAACCACAGTTAATGCAATAATTAACACTAAAAGAGAAAAACCAAGACATTTTCCCATGATACCAATTCTGTCATCATAATCAAATACCTTTTCTTTTTTTCCCCGATTGAAGGATTCAGTGCCCGATTTATGAGTCCCTACATTACCAAGGATCGAAATATGCCACAGAAATCCCTTAAAAGCATATGCAAAAATTTCTCTGTAATCCTGTATCCTGAATTGCAGGATACAGCCCGGCCAAAGGTGGTCTGATGGTAAAAAGAAAAGAGAATTTTTTGGCATTAACGGCAGCACTCGGTTTAATCTGTGCAATTATGGCAGCAGGGTGCACGGCAGGCATAGATCAAAAGGGAGACGGACAGGTTCAGGGAGCTGATCAGGCACCAGGAAAATCAACAGAAACTATTCAGTCGCAGATCCCGAAAGTATCCGTTTCGTGGAAGGACTTCTATCCGGACTATGACGACCGGACGAAATCGGAGATTATCGAAAAGGCAAAGGATGAGATCATGCAGGTCTTCCCGGATATCGACAGGTCATCGCTTAGTGGGAACTGGGTAGAGAGTGAAAGATACAACGATGCCGGGACAAAGCAGATCGGCTCTCCCTACATAGAGTTTGAGGATGTCACGTACGCATCCGGCGAAAGCAGGAACTACAAGATAAGAGTCGATCCCACCCGGATGAAGATAACATACTATTCACCGAATACCGCATATAACGGCCAGCCTGTAATACCCTACAATGAAGCAAAGCAAAAGGCGATAGAGTTCATAAGAAAGGCACAGGGAGGGGACTCGATCGTCGACGATCCGGATGCGATATCCTACTTTAAAAATGCATATTCAGAAGGAGAGCTGCCAATGGCATATGTCGTATATTACAAGACCTATAACGGTGTTGTTTACCAGGAAAATAGTGTTTCCGTGGATTATGACATGCGAAAGGACAAAGTAGAGAGATACTTCGACGATCTCACTGATCCCGAACTCCTCTCGGGCCTTACGATCCTTTCGCCCGAGCCCGATATCACATACGAAGAGGCCATACAGGTTCTTGAAGAGACGCTGTCAAAAAAATATAATCTGGAAGAAGAAGGGCTGGAATATATCACTCTTTCAAATTGCGACAGTTACCTGTCATGGTGGGATAACGACAATCTCGTCTATGCCGACGATCCGAAACCGTTGCCTCTTGTATGGGATATCGGCATGACCAGTACCGAAAGCAGAAAAGAGTATGAAGAGGAGAGAGTTGATCCCACCAGCGGCAGTTTTCGGATAGATGCACATACGGGAGAAGTAACCAGACTCGTATACGATGGGGATATCTTTGTCAAAACCTACGGGTATATGGGAAGCAGCAATCCGCAGTGATACGAATTATACTTTTTTTTCGCCGCGAGCAGTTAAAAGAATAGAATTTTGGAACGCCCGGATCTGGTCCGGGGGCTCTCCTCGTCCCTTTTACGGCTCTCGTGTTGATGTCGGTTCCCGTAATGTTTGGTAAGAACAGACGAAAGAGACAATCATCATTTTAATTATTGCTGTAGCTACCCCGGTGAATGCGGGATGCACGAATATGTGACAGAAAGAAATATCTGTCGCACCGGCACAGGTGAAGACATCTCACGGAAGAAGAAGGGATTTATTCATTCGATGGGATTTTGGCGTTCGATGGGATTTTGGCGTTCGATCCCTGCGAAGTGGGAGCCAACGTGAAAAAGTTCAACCTGACGGTCATTGTTGAATGAAATTTCAGCGAAACAAAAAAGAGAGTTTGAGTCAGGGATCCGGAGCCTTAGCGTCGTTCATATTTTCTATACATATAGTATACTCCAGCTCCGACCAAAAGGATCATAATTATTCCTAATAGTCCGACAAGGGAATTCTCCTTTACTGCCAGTCTTATGCTATCGGAAACCTCTTCCTGGTCGGATACCACATTAACTGTCAGTTTATACTCTGATGCCGCAATATCCGAAGGAGGCACTACATTTAATACGACAGTTGAACTTTCATCGGGTTCGATACTTGAAATTGTGGCCGGCGTCGCGGTAACCCTCCATCCGTCAGGGACAGTTGCATTGATCCTTACATTTGTCAGGGCGATCCCGTTTCCGTTGTTTGTGATCTTAACCGGAATATCCAACTGATCCCCTTTTGAGAGCTCATATAGATATTTTTCAGAGAATACCTGAAGATCCGCACTTCCTCTTATAGTCGCTTTAAGATCGGTCTCATACTCCATTCCGTCGGATGAGCTGATAACGGATTCGAACAGATATTCGCCTTTCGTAACCGAATACGGCATTATGGCTTCAAGATAGAGATCTTTTTCCTCTCCCGCATTTATGAAAACCTCGGATACTTCGCTATTTGAGTCTGTGCTCTCCCTGTATGTGGCGTACCATCCTTCAGGCATGTCTTTTGAAGATAGAGAGAATACATCGTCGCTTTTTCCGACGTTCATGAGTGTCATTTCATAAACCGGATTATCTCCAATCGACGAAGTGATTACAGGCGCCTTGACATCAATATCGAGGCCATAATTCTTTCTCTCGAGCAGTATCGTGCCGAGATCTTCGGTATAGCCGCTCTGAATGACAACATCGTCTATCTCCCGCTGCAGGTACCCGTCCTTCTCAACAACAAGCCTGTATGTCCCCTGCGGCAGCTCGGTTCTGATCTGGCCGTCCGACATCGACGAAACCACTCCGGTTGCATCTGTGTCTTTTCCTTCAAAGGCGGAGACCTGTGCACCCTTTATGCATTCGCCCTGCTCGTCTACGACCTGCATCTTTAAGACACCGTTTTCACCTTCATGAGTTTTATCGACTGTAATATAGAGCCAGATCTTTCCGTCATAGACCCTCACCCTGACAGGATAGGTATCTATCGGAGTATCGCCGGTGGTTTTAACAACTAACTGAATAGTATCAGACTCTCCTTCGGGGATCGAAAGCCGGTCGATTTCTTTGTCACCTGCATAAAAATTGAATTCCCAGTCACTTTCACCCACAAATGTCTCTGCATAAAGATTATACGAGTACTCAGGGGCTCCGATATTCTGGATCGTGAGATCGAAGGTTACTGTCTCACCGGCCTCAATAATTCTTCCGGGATATTTACAGGACAATTTGATCTTCTGGCCGTCCGAATCGTCGGCCATAACTGGACTGATTATGACAGTCACGAACAGAAGGGTTATAAAAATCAGTGCATACGCCCTTTTCGGGTAATATCTTTTTTTCATAATAAATTCCCCCCATTAATCTTTTTCGCTAAATCACAAATTTTAAACATAGAATTAATCATACATGCAAACCGGTTTTGGCTTCATTTTGAAGGAGAATCTCATAACCGGCATTAATATAATACCGGGTGGTTCTCCCGGCTCTTACGACTTCGATCAAACCGGAGTTTTCGAGCCTTTCCAGGTGCCATGTAATCGACGGGCCGGAGAGGCTAATTTCGCCTGCAATCTCTTTCCTTGTAATACCAGGACTGTTCCTGACAAGTTCGATGATCTTACTGTCATGCGGATTTTTCTTTATAAGATACAACATCTTTTCGTTATCCGAATAAGTGTCATTGTTCCTGAAATACCCGGATCTGCCGTTATTGGAATGCGGGGTAATTAATCCATAATACAAAAGCCTGTCGAGATGGTACTTGGCCATAGTCTTCGTTATTCCAAGTTCTCTTACGATTTCGGTAAAGCTGATTCCTGGTTTTTCTTCAACTATTCTATAGATCAAGTTGCGGTTTTTGTTTTCAAGAACATTTTTCCTGTTGACAAGTTTTATTCCGAAAAAGTAGGCTAATCCAGTAAATGCGGAAAACAGCAGGATTACAAAAACTTCCCCAAATATAGGAATATTATCGTAGATTAAACAGAAAATAATCATCTGCGGAGAATTTTCCCAGAAATCAATTTTTTGAGTTTCAAGCACTTCTCCCTCGGAAATATTGTGATCATAACCGGATGTCACAACATACCCTTTTTTTGTTTCAATGATATCGTCATTCCATGCAGCCGCTGGCATTGCTATGAATATGCCGAAAATAACTGTTAAAACGAATATTAAATTTACATTTTTTTTTGAGAGAGAAACCATTCTTGCCCACCCTTAATAAAAATCTAAATCATTCATATAAAAGTTTATGCTGCTATTACCTCCCAGTCATAATATTCTGTTCCAGATACCGAATATCCACGTACCCTGCCTTTCCAAGATCCACTTGAAAGGTCACCGGAGTTGGAGATCTCCAGATATATTCTTCCATCCGTAGAGCCATCAATCGAATCATGATAATACCCTAAATATGTTCCATCCGGTGTTACAACCTGAAGGCCAAGATCATTATCCGAATCGCCCCAGTCGACATCGTAGGTTATCAAAGTTTTGCCGGAACTCACATAGTTGCTGTGATAATTAATTTCGCCTTGGGTTATAGAATAAAGAGAACTCGCCAGAGCATTCATCGAAAGAACTCCTGTTTCTTCCTCAACATCATAACCAGATCTCACGATATAACCGTTTTTTTCCTCAATGATCTGGGCAGAAGCCGTCCAGGTTATCATCAAAGTACCGACTATTGCAATTAATAATAATCTGTTAATTTTTTTCATACGAATTATGAATTAATGATCGACTATAAAAATCTCTTACGCCACTATAGTCTACACATCCCTGGACATGAAATATATCTTCAACTGTCTGTTATTCAAATGCGGTAAATTATTTTTCAGACATGTAGAGGATCGTTCAACAAGACCTTTAACATATCAGCCTTAATTTTATCCGGGGCCTTTTGGGAGCACGACCAATCCTTAACAGGAGGCAGGACATTTACACTCAGCAAACTCACCTGAACATTAAACATTCTGCCATGCCTTCCAATCCCCATTGTACCATCTAAAATTCACTTGAAACCAGAACCAGATTCCAGACCACAAAACCAAAGACTGCATGCCAGTTACATTCTCAAGGATAGGATCGCACCCAATAGGGTCCATACTTTTTTTTAAGTCTATATTAAAGAATACTCAAACGGAAGATGTCTCTCTTTGCTGCCCCGCGACCAACTACTTCTTTTCAGGCATTTTCTATCGTATGTTCTGCGTGAGACTACACCGGAGATAAATCCACGTTTTTTTCATATTAATAAACGAGATTTCTCACAAACATGTAGACGATTGTTCAACAAGACGTTTAATATATCGAACTAAATTTTTCTTCGTGGGCAGTGGGGGGCACAATAATCCTTCACTGGGGACAGGGATAATCCACTGCCGGACACAGGCCACCTGTTGTCCGGGAGCACCCTGCCCCGCCTTGACAGGCCCCTGCGAAGGGACTTACACAACCCTGCAGGAAACCGCTACTGAAACAGTCGTTCCAGGCACTGTTTCATGAAAAATCCAATGGCGATTCCAGGCATCCGGGTTCTCCGAAATGAACCCATGCAAATTGTATCAATCATCCGGATTGACCAGACAGGAGCCCCTTCAAAATAAAATGCGTGTATGAACGGATGTTTCGCTCCGGTAGGCAAGTGACAAATTATTGACTCCGTAAAAAAGGCAGCGATCGTCCCTGCGCGCACGCATGACGGGAAATCACATATGATTTCCCTTTCCCAAAAAACTGAAACAAAGGTGAAAAAGAAATGAAAACATTCAATTTCAGAAAACTTGGCATCCTCCTTGTGATGATGCTTGTTGGCGGAATGGTCCTTGTAGGATCTGCGAGTGCAGTTACTAGCTCAACTTCTACAAATAATTACAGAGTTACAGCTGTAAATAATTGGATAAGCAGTCCCAATGAATTAGAGTATATTGGTACTGTAGTAGAGAAGAATGATAATTATGGAGCTATGTCACTCACGGTTCAACTTACAGGAGTAGATGTATACCAATCTCCTAAGTCATATAGTACATCTAATGCCTTCGAATTGAGTAGCGGATACCATTTTTATTCTGATTCCAATCCAACTA
This window of the Methanolacinia paynteri genome carries:
- a CDS encoding COG1470 family protein, giving the protein MKKRYYPKRAYALIFITLLFVTVIISPVMADDSDGQKIKLSCKYPGRIIEAGETVTFDLTIQNIGAPEYSYNLYAETFVGESDWEFNFYAGDKEIDRLSIPEGESDTIQLVVKTTGDTPIDTYPVRVRVYDGKIWLYITVDKTHEGENGVLKMQVVDEQGECIKGAQVSAFEGKDTDATGVVSSMSDGQIRTELPQGTYRLVVEKDGYLQREIDDVVIQSGYTEDLGTILLERKNYGLDIDVKAPVITSSIGDNPVYEMTLMNVGKSDDVFSLSSKDMPEGWYATYRESTDSNSEVSEVFINAGEEKDLYLEAIMPYSVTKGEYLFESVISSSDGMEYETDLKATIRGSADLQVFSEKYLYELSKGDQLDIPVKITNNGNGIALTNVRINATVPDGWRVTATPATISSIEPDESSTVVLNVVPPSDIAASEYKLTVNVVSDQEEVSDSIRLAVKENSLVGLLGIIMILLVGAGVYYMYRKYERR
- a CDS encoding winged helix-turn-helix transcriptional regulator; amino-acid sequence: MPAAAWNDDIIETKKGYVVTSGYDHNISEGEVLETQKIDFWENSPQMIIFCLIYDNIPIFGEVFVILLFSAFTGLAYFFGIKLVNRKNVLENKNRNLIYRIVEEKPGISFTEIVRELGITKTMAKYHLDRLLYYGLITPHSNNGRSGYFRNNDTYSDNEKMLYLIKKNPHDSKIIELVRNSPGITRKEIAGEISLSGPSITWHLERLENSGLIEVVRAGRTTRYYINAGYEILLQNEAKTGLHV